In Camelus ferus isolate YT-003-E chromosome 5, BCGSAC_Cfer_1.0, whole genome shotgun sequence, one genomic interval encodes:
- the OBSL1 gene encoding obscurin-like protein 1 isoform X2: MKAGSGDQGSPPCFLRFPRPVRVVSGGEAELKCVVLGEPPPIVVWEKGGQPLAASERLSFPADGAEHGLLLSDALPTDAGVYVCRARNAAGEAYAAAAVTVLEPPAPEPEPQPAERPLPPPGAGEGTPVFLTGPRSQWVLRGAEVVLECQVGGLPAPTLYWEKDGMALDEVWDSSHFALEPGRAEGHPGASLALRILAVRLPDSGVYVCHACNAHGHARAGALLQVHQPPESPPEDPDEAPRPVVEPLKCAPKTFWVNEGKHAKFRCYVMGKPEPEIEWHWEGRPLLPDRRRLMYRDRDGGFVLKVLYCQAKDRGLYVCAARNSAGQTLSAVQLHVKEPRLRFTRPLQDVEGREHGIAVLECKVPNSRIPTAWFREDQRLLPCRKYEQIEEGTVRRLIIHRLKADDDGVYLCEMRGRVRTVANVTVKGPILKRLPRKLDVFEGENAVLLVETREAGIEGHWSRDGEDLPATCQSSSGHMHALVLPGVTREDAGEVTFSLGNSRTTTLLRVKCVKHNPPGPPVLAEMFKGHKNTVLLTWKPPEPAPETPFIYRLERQEVGSEDWIQCFSIEKAGAVEVPGDCVPSEGDYRFRVCTVSEHGRSPHVVFHGSAHLVPTARLVAGLEDVQVYDGEDAVFSLDLSTIIQGTWFLNGAELKSNEPEGQVGPGALRYHIEQKGLQHRLILQAVKHEDSGALVGFNCPGVQDSAALTIQESPVHILSPQDKLSLTFTTSERVVLTCELSRVDFPASWYKDGQKVEESESLVVKMDGRKHRLILPEAGVQDSGEFECRTEGVSAFFSVTVRDPPVHILDPREHVFVHAITSECVMLTCEVDREDAPVHWYKDGEEVEESDFVVLENEGPHHRLVLPAAQPPDGGEFQCVAGDERASFTVTITDVSSWIVYPSGKVYVAAVRLERVVLTCELCRPWAEVRWTKDGEEVVESPALLLQKEDTIRRLVLPAVQLEDSGEYLCEIDDESASFTVTVTEPPVRILYPRDEVTLVAVSLESVVLMCELSREDAPVRWYKDGLEVEESEALVLESDGPRRRLVLPAAQPEDGGEFVCDAGDDSAFFTVTVTAPPERIVHPAAHSLDLQFGAPGRVELRCEVAPAGSQVRWYKDGLEVEASEALQLGAEGPARTLTLPHAQPEDAGEYVCETRDDAVTFNVSLAEPPVQFLAPEAAPSPLCVAPGEPVVLSCELSRAGALVFWSHNGRPVQEGEGLELRAEGPRRILCIRAADLVHAGLYTCQSGAAPGAPSLSFNVQVAEPPVVKLVSALTPLTVHEGDDATFRCEVSPPDAEVTWLRNGAIVTPGPQLEMAQNGSNRTLTVRGCQLEDAGTVTARAGGTATSARLHVRETELLFLRRLQDVRAEEGQDVCLEVETGRVGAAGAVRWIRGGAPLPPDSRLSMAQDGHIYRLFIHGVVLADQGTYGCESHHDRTLARLSVRPRQLRVLRPLEDVTVIEGGSATFQLELSQEGVTGEWARGGVQLQPGSKCQIHAEGHTHHLVLSDLGLADSGCISFTADALRCATRLTVREAPVTIVQGPQDLEVTEGDTATFECELSQALADITWEKDGRPLTPSPRLRIQSLGTRRLLQLRRCGSSDAGTYSCAVGMARGGPVHLVVHERKVPVLSELQSVRAREGDGATFECTVSEVETTGSWELGGRPLRPGVRVRVRQEGKKHILVLSDLRAEDAGEVRFQAGPAQSVAQLEVEALPLQMCRRPPLEKTVLVGRRAVLEVTVSRSGGQVCWLREGVELCAGDKYELRSHGPTHSLVIHDVRPEDQGTYCCQAGQDSAHTRLLVEGS; this comes from the exons ATGAAGGCAGGCTCGGGGGATCAGGGGAGCCCCCCGTGCTTCCTGCGCTTCCCGCGGCCCGTGCGGGTGGTAAGTGGCGGCGAGGCCGAGCTCAAGTGCGTGGTGCTCGGGGAGCCGCCGCCCATTGTCGTGTGGGAGAAGGGCGGGCAGCCGCTGGCGGCCTCCGAGCGCCTGAGCTTCCCGGCGGACGGCGCCGAGCACGGCCTGCTGCTGAGCGACGCGCTGCCCACCGACGCGGGGGTCTATGTGTGCCGCGCCCGCAACGCGGCCGGAGAGGCCTACGCGGCGGCTGCCGTCACCGTGCTGGAGCCTCCGGCCCCCGAGCCCGAGCCCCAGCCTGCTGAGCGCCCGCTGCCGCCGCCTGGGGCCGGGGAGGGAACCCCGGTGTTCCTGACGGGGCCTCGGTCCCAGTGGGTGCTACGGGGGGCGGAGGTGGTGCTGGAGTGCCAGGTTGGGGGCCTCCCTGCACCCACGCTGTACTGGGAGAAGGATGGGATGGCGCTGGACGAAGTGTGGGACAGCAGCCACTTTGCGCTCGAGCCGGGCCGCGCCGAGGGCCACCCGGGCGCGAGCCTGGCGCTGCGCATCCTGGCGGTTCGGCTGCCAGACTCGGGCGTCTACGTGTGCCACGCCTGCAACGCGCACGGCCACGCGCGGGCCGGCGCGCTGCTGCAGGTGCACCAGCCCCCCGAGAGCCCGCCCGAGGACCCCGACGAGGCCCCCAGGCCCGTGGTGGAGCCGCTCAAGTGCGCGCCCAAGACCTTCTGGGTGAATGAGGGCAAGCACGCCAAGTTCCGCTGCTACGTGATGGGCAAGCCCGAGCCCGAGATCGAATGGCACTGGGAGGGCCGCCCGCTTCTCCCCGACCGCCGCCGCCTCATGTACCGCGATCGCGACGGCGGCTTCGTGCTCAAGGTGCTTTACTGCCAGGCCAAGGACCGCGGGCTCTACGTGTGCGCGGCACGCAACTCCGCGGGCCAGACGCTCAGTGCGGTGCAGCTGCACGTCAAAG AGCCCCGCCTCCGCTTCACGAGGCCCCTGCAGGACGTGGAGGGCCGGGAGCATGGGATCGCGGTGCTGGAGTGTAAAGTCCCCAACTCCCGCATTCCCACGGCCTGGTTCCGCGAGGACCAGCGGCTGCTGCCCTGCCGCAAGTACGAGCAGATTGAGGAGGGCACGGTCCGGCGCCTCATCATCCACAGGCTGAAGGCAGACGACGATGGCGTCTACCTGTGCGAGATGCGAGGCCGCGTGCGCACCGTGGCCAACGTGACGGTCAAAG GGCCCATCCTGAAGCGGCTACCCCGGAAGCTCGACGTTTTTGAGGGAGAGAACGCAGTGCTGCTGGTGGAGACACGCGAGGCTGGGATTGAAGGGCACTGGAGCCGAGATGGGGAGGACCTGCCGGCCACCTGCCAGAGCAGCTCCGGCCACATGCATGCCCTGGTCCTTCCAGGGGTCACCAGAGAAGATGCTGGCGAGGTCACCTTTAGCTTGGGCAACTCCCGTACCACCACTCTGCTCAGAGTCAAAT GCGTCAAGCACAATCCCCCGGGACCCCCAGTGTTGGCAGAGATGTTCAAGGGCCACAAGAACACAGTCCTGCTGACCTGGAAGCCTCCCGAGCCAGCCCCCGAGACGCCCTTCATCTACCGGCTGGAGCGGCAGGAGGTGGGCTCGGAAGACTGGATCCAGTGCTTCAGCATTGAGAAGGCTGGGGCCGTGGAGGTGCCTGGAGACTGTGTGCCCTCCGAGGGTGACTACCGCTTCCGCGTCTGCACGGTCAGTGAACACGGCCGCAGTCCCCACGTTGTGTTCCATGGATCTGCTCACCTAG TGCCCACAGCTCGCCTGGTGGCAGGTCTGGAGGACGTGCAGGTATATGATGGGGAAGATGCTGTCTTCTCCCTCGATCTCTCCACCATCATTCAGGGCACCTGGTTCCTTAATGGGGCAGAGCTCAAGAGTAATGAGCCAGAGggccaggtggggcctggggccctgCGGTACCATATAGAGCAGAAGGGCCTGCAGCACAGACTCATCCTGCAAGCTGTCAAGCACGAGGACAGCGGGGCACTGGTTGGCTTCAACTGCCCAGGTGTGCAGGACTCGGCCGCCCTCACCATCCAAG AGAGCCCAGTGCACATCCTGAGTCCCCAGGACAAGCTGTCGTTGACCTTCACGACCTCGGAGAGGGTGGTGCTGACCTGTGAGCTCTCCCGGGTGGACTTCCCAGCGAGCTGGTACAAGGACGGGCAGAAGGTGGAGGAGAGTGAGTCGCTGGTGGTGAAGATGGACGGGCGCAAACACCGCCTGATCCTGCCTGAGGCCGGCGTCCAGGACAGTGGCGAATTTGAGTGCAGAACGGAAGGGGTCTCAGCCTTCTTCAGTGTCACCGTTCGAG ACCCCCCAGTGCACATCCTGGACCCCCGTGAGCATGTGTTTGTGCATGCCATAACTTCGGAATGCGTCATGCTGACCTGTGAGGTGGACCGGGAGGACGCCCCTGTGCACTGGTACAAGGacggggaggaggtggaggagagcgACTTTGTGGTGCTGGAGAATGAAGGGCCCCATCACCGCCTGGTGCTGCCTGCCGCCCAGCCTCCGGACGGGGGCGAGTTCCAGTGTGTCGCCGGGGATGAGCGGGCCAGCTTCACCGTCACCATCACAG ATGTCTCCTCGTGGATCGTGTACCCCAGTGGCAAGGTATACGTGGCAGCCGTGCGCCTGGAGCGTGTGGTGCTGACCTGCGAGCTGTGCCGGCCCTGGGCTGAGGTGCGCTGGACCAAGGACGGCGAAGAGGTGGTGGAGAGTCCGGCACTGCTCCTGCAGAAGGAAGACACTATCCGCCGGCTGGTGCTGCCTGCCGTCCAGCTGGAGGACTCCGGCGAGTACTTGTGTGAAATCGACGATGAGTCCGCGTCTTTCACCGTCACTGTCACAG AACCCCCCGTGCGCATCTTATACCCCCGGGACGAGGTCACCTTGGTCGCTGTGAGCTTGGAGAGTGTGGTGCTGATGTGTGAGCTGTCACGGGAGGACGCCCCCGTGCGCTGGTACAAGgatgggctggaggtggaggagagcGAGGCCCTGGTGCTGGAGAGTGATGGGCCCCGCCGCCGCCTGGTGCTGCCCGCCGCCCAGCCGGAGGACGGGGGCGAGTTCGTGTGCGACGCTGGAGACGACTCGGCCTTTTTCACTGTCACCGTCACAG CTCCACCAGAGAGGATCGTGCATCCAGCCGCCCATTCCCTGGACCTGCAGTTTGGGGCTCCAGGGCGTGTGGAGCTGCGCTGTGAGGTGGCCCCTGCTGGGTCCCAGGTGCGCTGGTACAAGGATGGGCTGGAGGTGGAAGCATCGGAGGCCCTGCAGCTGGGTGCCGAGGGGCCAGCTCGCACCCTGACCCTGCCCCACGCTCAGCCGGAGGATGCTGGGGAGTATGTGTGCGAGACTCGTGACGATGCCGTCACCTTCAATGTCAGCCTGGCTG AGCCCCCAGTGCAGTTCCTTGCCCCagaggcagcccccagcccacttTGCGTGGCCCCCGGGGAGCCAGTGGTGCTGAGCTGTGAACTGTCCCGGGCCGGAGCCCTTGTCTTCTGGAGCCACAATGGGAGGCCAGTGCAGGAGGGTGAGGGCCTGGAGCTCCGCGCTGAGGGCCCCCGCCGGATTCTCTGCATCCGGGCTGCAGACCTGGTCCATGCAGGCCTCTACACCTGCCAATCCGGGGCAGCCCCGGGGGCCCCCAGCCTCAGCTTCAACGTCCAAGTGGCTG AACCACCGGTGGTGAAGCTGGTCTCGGCGCTTACACCGCTAACTGTCCATGAGGGTGACGATGCCACATTCCGGTGTGAAGTCTCCCCACCAGATGCCGAGGTCACCTGGCTGCGCAATGGGGCCATTGTCACTCCAGGGCCCCAGCTGGAGATGGCCCAGAATGGGTCAAACCGCACGTTGACCGTGCGAGGCTGCCAGCTCGAGGATGCGGGGACCGTGACTGCCCGAGCAGGGGGCACAGCCACAAGTGCCCGGCTCCATGTTCGAG aaACGGAGCTGCTGTTTCTGCGGCGGCTGCAGGATGTGCGGGCAGAGGAAGGCCAAGATGTGTGCCTTGAAGTGGAGACAGGCCGAGTGGGTGCAGCGGGGGCTGTGCGCTGGATTCGGGGTGGAGCACCCCTACCCCCTGACTCCCGCCTGTCCATGGCCCAGGACGGCCATATCTACCGCCTCTTCATCCACGGCGTTGTGCTGGCTGACCAGGGCACCTACGGCTGTGAGAGCCACCACGATCGCACCCTGGCCAGGCTCAGTGTAAGGC CAAGGCAGCTTAGGGTACTGCGGCCTCTGGAGGATGTGACCGTCATCGAGGGGGGCAGTGCCACCTTCCAGCTGGAGCTGTCCCAGGAGGGTGTGACTGGGGAGTGGGCCCGAGGTGGAGTCCAGCTGCAGCCAGGGTCCAAGTGCCAAATTCATGCAGAGGGCCACACTCACCACCTGGTACTCAGTGACCTGGGCCTGGCAGACTCAGGCTGCATCTCCTTCACTGCGGATGCCCTGCGCTGTGCAACCAGACTCACTGTGAGAG AAGCCCCAGTGACCATTGTTCAGGGACCACAGGACCTAGAAGTGACTGAGGGTGACACAGCTACGTTCGAGTGTGAGCTTTCCCAGGCCTTGGCTGACATCACCTGGGAGAAG GACGGGCGCCCGCTCACTCCCAGCCCTCGGCTCAGGATCCAGTCCCTTGGCACACGCCGCCTTCTCCAGCTGCGGCGCTGCGGCTCCTCAGACGCTGGGACCTACAGCTGCGCGGTGGGGATGGCACGCGGCGGGCCTGTCCACCTGGTGGTGCACG AGCGCAAGGTGCCGGTGCTCTCCGAGCTCCAGTCGGTGCGAGCGCGGGAAGGCGACGGAGCCACATTCGAGTGCACCGTGTCGGAGGTCGAGACCACCGGGAGCTGGGAGCTCGGAGGCCGCCCGCTTAGACCCGGAGTCCGCGTCCGCGTACGACAAGAAG ggaaGAAACATATCCTGGTGCTGAGCGACCTGCGCGCGGAGGACGCTGGAGAGGTCCGCTTCCAGGCGGGACCAGCCCAGTCCGTGGCTCAGCTGGAGGTTGAGG cactgcctctcCAGATGTGCCGCCGCCCCCCTCTTGAGAAGACGGTTCTGGTTGGGCGCCGGGCGGTGCTGGAGGTGACTGTGTCCCGCTCGGGGGGTCAAGTGTGCTGGTTGAGGGAGGGAGTCGAGCTGTGCGCGGGAGACAAGTACGAGCTGCGCAGCCATGGCCCCACCCACAGCCTGGTCATCCATGACGTGCGACCTGAGGACCAGGGCACCTACTGCTGCCAGGCTGGCCAGGACAGCGCCCACACACGGCTGCTGGTAGAGG GTAGCTAG
- the OBSL1 gene encoding obscurin-like protein 1 isoform X1 — protein sequence MKAGSGDQGSPPCFLRFPRPVRVVSGGEAELKCVVLGEPPPIVVWEKGGQPLAASERLSFPADGAEHGLLLSDALPTDAGVYVCRARNAAGEAYAAAAVTVLEPPAPEPEPQPAERPLPPPGAGEGTPVFLTGPRSQWVLRGAEVVLECQVGGLPAPTLYWEKDGMALDEVWDSSHFALEPGRAEGHPGASLALRILAVRLPDSGVYVCHACNAHGHARAGALLQVHQPPESPPEDPDEAPRPVVEPLKCAPKTFWVNEGKHAKFRCYVMGKPEPEIEWHWEGRPLLPDRRRLMYRDRDGGFVLKVLYCQAKDRGLYVCAARNSAGQTLSAVQLHVKEPRLRFTRPLQDVEGREHGIAVLECKVPNSRIPTAWFREDQRLLPCRKYEQIEEGTVRRLIIHRLKADDDGVYLCEMRGRVRTVANVTVKGPILKRLPRKLDVFEGENAVLLVETREAGIEGHWSRDGEDLPATCQSSSGHMHALVLPGVTREDAGEVTFSLGNSRTTTLLRVKCVKHNPPGPPVLAEMFKGHKNTVLLTWKPPEPAPETPFIYRLERQEVGSEDWIQCFSIEKAGAVEVPGDCVPSEGDYRFRVCTVSEHGRSPHVVFHGSAHLVPTARLVAGLEDVQVYDGEDAVFSLDLSTIIQGTWFLNGAELKSNEPEGQVGPGALRYHIEQKGLQHRLILQAVKHEDSGALVGFNCPGVQDSAALTIQESPVHILSPQDKLSLTFTTSERVVLTCELSRVDFPASWYKDGQKVEESESLVVKMDGRKHRLILPEAGVQDSGEFECRTEGVSAFFSVTVRDPPVHILDPREHVFVHAITSECVMLTCEVDREDAPVHWYKDGEEVEESDFVVLENEGPHHRLVLPAAQPPDGGEFQCVAGDERASFTVTITDVSSWIVYPSGKVYVAAVRLERVVLTCELCRPWAEVRWTKDGEEVVESPALLLQKEDTIRRLVLPAVQLEDSGEYLCEIDDESASFTVTVTEPPVRILYPRDEVTLVAVSLESVVLMCELSREDAPVRWYKDGLEVEESEALVLESDGPRRRLVLPAAQPEDGGEFVCDAGDDSAFFTVTVTAPPERIVHPAAHSLDLQFGAPGRVELRCEVAPAGSQVRWYKDGLEVEASEALQLGAEGPARTLTLPHAQPEDAGEYVCETRDDAVTFNVSLAEPPVQFLAPEAAPSPLCVAPGEPVVLSCELSRAGALVFWSHNGRPVQEGEGLELRAEGPRRILCIRAADLVHAGLYTCQSGAAPGAPSLSFNVQVAEPPVRVVAPEAAQMRVRSAPGGDLELVVHLSGPGGPVRWYKDGERLASQGRVQLEQDGARQVLRVRGARSRDAGEYLCDTPQDSRIFLVSVEEPPVVKLVSALTPLTVHEGDDATFRCEVSPPDAEVTWLRNGAIVTPGPQLEMAQNGSNRTLTVRGCQLEDAGTVTARAGGTATSARLHVRETELLFLRRLQDVRAEEGQDVCLEVETGRVGAAGAVRWIRGGAPLPPDSRLSMAQDGHIYRLFIHGVVLADQGTYGCESHHDRTLARLSVRPRQLRVLRPLEDVTVIEGGSATFQLELSQEGVTGEWARGGVQLQPGSKCQIHAEGHTHHLVLSDLGLADSGCISFTADALRCATRLTVREAPVTIVQGPQDLEVTEGDTATFECELSQALADITWEKDGRPLTPSPRLRIQSLGTRRLLQLRRCGSSDAGTYSCAVGMARGGPVHLVVHERKVPVLSELQSVRAREGDGATFECTVSEVETTGSWELGGRPLRPGVRVRVRQEGKKHILVLSDLRAEDAGEVRFQAGPAQSVAQLEVEALPLQMCRRPPLEKTVLVGRRAVLEVTVSRSGGQVCWLREGVELCAGDKYELRSHGPTHSLVIHDVRPEDQGTYCCQAGQDSAHTRLLVEGS from the exons ATGAAGGCAGGCTCGGGGGATCAGGGGAGCCCCCCGTGCTTCCTGCGCTTCCCGCGGCCCGTGCGGGTGGTAAGTGGCGGCGAGGCCGAGCTCAAGTGCGTGGTGCTCGGGGAGCCGCCGCCCATTGTCGTGTGGGAGAAGGGCGGGCAGCCGCTGGCGGCCTCCGAGCGCCTGAGCTTCCCGGCGGACGGCGCCGAGCACGGCCTGCTGCTGAGCGACGCGCTGCCCACCGACGCGGGGGTCTATGTGTGCCGCGCCCGCAACGCGGCCGGAGAGGCCTACGCGGCGGCTGCCGTCACCGTGCTGGAGCCTCCGGCCCCCGAGCCCGAGCCCCAGCCTGCTGAGCGCCCGCTGCCGCCGCCTGGGGCCGGGGAGGGAACCCCGGTGTTCCTGACGGGGCCTCGGTCCCAGTGGGTGCTACGGGGGGCGGAGGTGGTGCTGGAGTGCCAGGTTGGGGGCCTCCCTGCACCCACGCTGTACTGGGAGAAGGATGGGATGGCGCTGGACGAAGTGTGGGACAGCAGCCACTTTGCGCTCGAGCCGGGCCGCGCCGAGGGCCACCCGGGCGCGAGCCTGGCGCTGCGCATCCTGGCGGTTCGGCTGCCAGACTCGGGCGTCTACGTGTGCCACGCCTGCAACGCGCACGGCCACGCGCGGGCCGGCGCGCTGCTGCAGGTGCACCAGCCCCCCGAGAGCCCGCCCGAGGACCCCGACGAGGCCCCCAGGCCCGTGGTGGAGCCGCTCAAGTGCGCGCCCAAGACCTTCTGGGTGAATGAGGGCAAGCACGCCAAGTTCCGCTGCTACGTGATGGGCAAGCCCGAGCCCGAGATCGAATGGCACTGGGAGGGCCGCCCGCTTCTCCCCGACCGCCGCCGCCTCATGTACCGCGATCGCGACGGCGGCTTCGTGCTCAAGGTGCTTTACTGCCAGGCCAAGGACCGCGGGCTCTACGTGTGCGCGGCACGCAACTCCGCGGGCCAGACGCTCAGTGCGGTGCAGCTGCACGTCAAAG AGCCCCGCCTCCGCTTCACGAGGCCCCTGCAGGACGTGGAGGGCCGGGAGCATGGGATCGCGGTGCTGGAGTGTAAAGTCCCCAACTCCCGCATTCCCACGGCCTGGTTCCGCGAGGACCAGCGGCTGCTGCCCTGCCGCAAGTACGAGCAGATTGAGGAGGGCACGGTCCGGCGCCTCATCATCCACAGGCTGAAGGCAGACGACGATGGCGTCTACCTGTGCGAGATGCGAGGCCGCGTGCGCACCGTGGCCAACGTGACGGTCAAAG GGCCCATCCTGAAGCGGCTACCCCGGAAGCTCGACGTTTTTGAGGGAGAGAACGCAGTGCTGCTGGTGGAGACACGCGAGGCTGGGATTGAAGGGCACTGGAGCCGAGATGGGGAGGACCTGCCGGCCACCTGCCAGAGCAGCTCCGGCCACATGCATGCCCTGGTCCTTCCAGGGGTCACCAGAGAAGATGCTGGCGAGGTCACCTTTAGCTTGGGCAACTCCCGTACCACCACTCTGCTCAGAGTCAAAT GCGTCAAGCACAATCCCCCGGGACCCCCAGTGTTGGCAGAGATGTTCAAGGGCCACAAGAACACAGTCCTGCTGACCTGGAAGCCTCCCGAGCCAGCCCCCGAGACGCCCTTCATCTACCGGCTGGAGCGGCAGGAGGTGGGCTCGGAAGACTGGATCCAGTGCTTCAGCATTGAGAAGGCTGGGGCCGTGGAGGTGCCTGGAGACTGTGTGCCCTCCGAGGGTGACTACCGCTTCCGCGTCTGCACGGTCAGTGAACACGGCCGCAGTCCCCACGTTGTGTTCCATGGATCTGCTCACCTAG TGCCCACAGCTCGCCTGGTGGCAGGTCTGGAGGACGTGCAGGTATATGATGGGGAAGATGCTGTCTTCTCCCTCGATCTCTCCACCATCATTCAGGGCACCTGGTTCCTTAATGGGGCAGAGCTCAAGAGTAATGAGCCAGAGggccaggtggggcctggggccctgCGGTACCATATAGAGCAGAAGGGCCTGCAGCACAGACTCATCCTGCAAGCTGTCAAGCACGAGGACAGCGGGGCACTGGTTGGCTTCAACTGCCCAGGTGTGCAGGACTCGGCCGCCCTCACCATCCAAG AGAGCCCAGTGCACATCCTGAGTCCCCAGGACAAGCTGTCGTTGACCTTCACGACCTCGGAGAGGGTGGTGCTGACCTGTGAGCTCTCCCGGGTGGACTTCCCAGCGAGCTGGTACAAGGACGGGCAGAAGGTGGAGGAGAGTGAGTCGCTGGTGGTGAAGATGGACGGGCGCAAACACCGCCTGATCCTGCCTGAGGCCGGCGTCCAGGACAGTGGCGAATTTGAGTGCAGAACGGAAGGGGTCTCAGCCTTCTTCAGTGTCACCGTTCGAG ACCCCCCAGTGCACATCCTGGACCCCCGTGAGCATGTGTTTGTGCATGCCATAACTTCGGAATGCGTCATGCTGACCTGTGAGGTGGACCGGGAGGACGCCCCTGTGCACTGGTACAAGGacggggaggaggtggaggagagcgACTTTGTGGTGCTGGAGAATGAAGGGCCCCATCACCGCCTGGTGCTGCCTGCCGCCCAGCCTCCGGACGGGGGCGAGTTCCAGTGTGTCGCCGGGGATGAGCGGGCCAGCTTCACCGTCACCATCACAG ATGTCTCCTCGTGGATCGTGTACCCCAGTGGCAAGGTATACGTGGCAGCCGTGCGCCTGGAGCGTGTGGTGCTGACCTGCGAGCTGTGCCGGCCCTGGGCTGAGGTGCGCTGGACCAAGGACGGCGAAGAGGTGGTGGAGAGTCCGGCACTGCTCCTGCAGAAGGAAGACACTATCCGCCGGCTGGTGCTGCCTGCCGTCCAGCTGGAGGACTCCGGCGAGTACTTGTGTGAAATCGACGATGAGTCCGCGTCTTTCACCGTCACTGTCACAG AACCCCCCGTGCGCATCTTATACCCCCGGGACGAGGTCACCTTGGTCGCTGTGAGCTTGGAGAGTGTGGTGCTGATGTGTGAGCTGTCACGGGAGGACGCCCCCGTGCGCTGGTACAAGgatgggctggaggtggaggagagcGAGGCCCTGGTGCTGGAGAGTGATGGGCCCCGCCGCCGCCTGGTGCTGCCCGCCGCCCAGCCGGAGGACGGGGGCGAGTTCGTGTGCGACGCTGGAGACGACTCGGCCTTTTTCACTGTCACCGTCACAG CTCCACCAGAGAGGATCGTGCATCCAGCCGCCCATTCCCTGGACCTGCAGTTTGGGGCTCCAGGGCGTGTGGAGCTGCGCTGTGAGGTGGCCCCTGCTGGGTCCCAGGTGCGCTGGTACAAGGATGGGCTGGAGGTGGAAGCATCGGAGGCCCTGCAGCTGGGTGCCGAGGGGCCAGCTCGCACCCTGACCCTGCCCCACGCTCAGCCGGAGGATGCTGGGGAGTATGTGTGCGAGACTCGTGACGATGCCGTCACCTTCAATGTCAGCCTGGCTG AGCCCCCAGTGCAGTTCCTTGCCCCagaggcagcccccagcccacttTGCGTGGCCCCCGGGGAGCCAGTGGTGCTGAGCTGTGAACTGTCCCGGGCCGGAGCCCTTGTCTTCTGGAGCCACAATGGGAGGCCAGTGCAGGAGGGTGAGGGCCTGGAGCTCCGCGCTGAGGGCCCCCGCCGGATTCTCTGCATCCGGGCTGCAGACCTGGTCCATGCAGGCCTCTACACCTGCCAATCCGGGGCAGCCCCGGGGGCCCCCAGCCTCAGCTTCAACGTCCAAGTGGCTG AGCCCCCCGTGCGGGTGGTGGCCCCCGAGGCGGCCCAGATGAGGGTTCGCAGCGCCCCAGGTGGGGACCTAGAGCTGGTGGTGCACCTCTCTGGGCCGGGGGGCCCTGTGCGCTGGTACAAGGACGGGGAGCGCCTGGCAAGCCAGGGGCGGGTGCAGCTGGAACAGGACGGGGCAAGGCAGGTGCTGCGGGTGCGGGGGGCACGGAGCAGGGACGCTGGGGAGTACCTGTGCGACACGCCCCAGGACAGCCGCATCTTCCTCGTCAGCGTGGAAG AACCACCGGTGGTGAAGCTGGTCTCGGCGCTTACACCGCTAACTGTCCATGAGGGTGACGATGCCACATTCCGGTGTGAAGTCTCCCCACCAGATGCCGAGGTCACCTGGCTGCGCAATGGGGCCATTGTCACTCCAGGGCCCCAGCTGGAGATGGCCCAGAATGGGTCAAACCGCACGTTGACCGTGCGAGGCTGCCAGCTCGAGGATGCGGGGACCGTGACTGCCCGAGCAGGGGGCACAGCCACAAGTGCCCGGCTCCATGTTCGAG aaACGGAGCTGCTGTTTCTGCGGCGGCTGCAGGATGTGCGGGCAGAGGAAGGCCAAGATGTGTGCCTTGAAGTGGAGACAGGCCGAGTGGGTGCAGCGGGGGCTGTGCGCTGGATTCGGGGTGGAGCACCCCTACCCCCTGACTCCCGCCTGTCCATGGCCCAGGACGGCCATATCTACCGCCTCTTCATCCACGGCGTTGTGCTGGCTGACCAGGGCACCTACGGCTGTGAGAGCCACCACGATCGCACCCTGGCCAGGCTCAGTGTAAGGC CAAGGCAGCTTAGGGTACTGCGGCCTCTGGAGGATGTGACCGTCATCGAGGGGGGCAGTGCCACCTTCCAGCTGGAGCTGTCCCAGGAGGGTGTGACTGGGGAGTGGGCCCGAGGTGGAGTCCAGCTGCAGCCAGGGTCCAAGTGCCAAATTCATGCAGAGGGCCACACTCACCACCTGGTACTCAGTGACCTGGGCCTGGCAGACTCAGGCTGCATCTCCTTCACTGCGGATGCCCTGCGCTGTGCAACCAGACTCACTGTGAGAG AAGCCCCAGTGACCATTGTTCAGGGACCACAGGACCTAGAAGTGACTGAGGGTGACACAGCTACGTTCGAGTGTGAGCTTTCCCAGGCCTTGGCTGACATCACCTGGGAGAAG GACGGGCGCCCGCTCACTCCCAGCCCTCGGCTCAGGATCCAGTCCCTTGGCACACGCCGCCTTCTCCAGCTGCGGCGCTGCGGCTCCTCAGACGCTGGGACCTACAGCTGCGCGGTGGGGATGGCACGCGGCGGGCCTGTCCACCTGGTGGTGCACG AGCGCAAGGTGCCGGTGCTCTCCGAGCTCCAGTCGGTGCGAGCGCGGGAAGGCGACGGAGCCACATTCGAGTGCACCGTGTCGGAGGTCGAGACCACCGGGAGCTGGGAGCTCGGAGGCCGCCCGCTTAGACCCGGAGTCCGCGTCCGCGTACGACAAGAAG ggaaGAAACATATCCTGGTGCTGAGCGACCTGCGCGCGGAGGACGCTGGAGAGGTCCGCTTCCAGGCGGGACCAGCCCAGTCCGTGGCTCAGCTGGAGGTTGAGG cactgcctctcCAGATGTGCCGCCGCCCCCCTCTTGAGAAGACGGTTCTGGTTGGGCGCCGGGCGGTGCTGGAGGTGACTGTGTCCCGCTCGGGGGGTCAAGTGTGCTGGTTGAGGGAGGGAGTCGAGCTGTGCGCGGGAGACAAGTACGAGCTGCGCAGCCATGGCCCCACCCACAGCCTGGTCATCCATGACGTGCGACCTGAGGACCAGGGCACCTACTGCTGCCAGGCTGGCCAGGACAGCGCCCACACACGGCTGCTGGTAGAGG GTAGCTAG